A single genomic interval of Astyanax mexicanus isolate ESR-SI-001 chromosome 4, AstMex3_surface, whole genome shotgun sequence harbors:
- the LOC125801431 gene encoding stonustoxin subunit beta-like, protein MLSFFLSCFLSLTHTFSCSVCRLSGCMITDKGCCSLASALILNPSHLKELDLTYNHPGESGVKLLSDRLEDPHCKLEKLGVEHGGKIRIKPGLKKWFCDFTLDLNTAQRYLSLSEENRRVEWRKELQSYPDHPQRFNECWQVLSRERVTGVTGVTGRCYWEPEWSGGGGGAAVALSYKTISRKGGGSDCGFGGNLNSWSLICSDNSYSVQHNNNRTVLSTPPSGCRRVGVYVDCPSGTLSFYRVSSDTHSHTPSHTLTHLHTFYTTFTQPLFAGFLVYSGSSVRLCKIE, encoded by the exons atgttgtctttctttctttcttgttttctgtcactcactcacacattctcttgctctgtctgcagattatctggttgtatgatcacagataaaggctgttgttctctggcttcagctctaattttaaacccctcccacttgaaagagctggatctgacctacaaccacccaggagagtcaggagtgaagctgctttctgacagactggaggatccacactgcaaactggagaaactcgg agtggaacatggagggaagatcagaatcaaacctggattaaaaaaat ggttctgtgatttcactctggatctgaacacagcgcagcgttatctctctctgagtgaggagaacaggagggtggagtggagaaaggagctgcagtcgtatcctgatcatccacaGAGATTTAATGAGTGTtggcaggttctgagtagagagagagttactggtgttactggtgttactggacgctgttactgggagcctgagtggagcggaggaggaggaggagctgctgtagctctgagttataaaaccatcagcaggaaaggaggaggatcagactgtgggtttggagggaatctaaactcctggagtctgatctgctctgataacagttactctgttcaacacaataataacagaactgttctctccactcctccctccggctgtaggagagtaggagtgtatgtggactgtccctccggcactctgtccttctacagagtctcctctgatacacactcacacacaccctcacacactctcacacacttacacacattctacaccaccttcactcagcccctctttGCAGGGTTTTTGGTTTattctggctcctcagtgcgtctgtgtaagatagaataa